A window of Paremcibacter congregatus contains these coding sequences:
- a CDS encoding ABC transporter substrate-binding protein, translated as MKNAAAHRMRNLLPTLAAFFVALSPQGLFATEKPQAVSLDYCADQFLLSLADRDQIMALTEDAIEDHSFYRDQAVGLPLFQAHTEQVLRLNPDVVVRYWGGYKMLPLLDRTSIKVASAAYGTGAELLYKNIRIIAEALDQQSRAEDMIEDYKTRLKAVEAKTAAFTVAHHGLRAAYITPGGITAGENTFVNDMIKQAGFLSFAEEAGLKGWQPLPLEALVQNPPDVIIGSFFDMEKLHVSNWSLSRHHRISKMIDNIPSILIPGRYLSCNGIFSVDAIEYIQTATEKFFPPAPSRKDMP; from the coding sequence ATGAAAAATGCCGCAGCCCACCGGATGAGAAATCTTCTCCCGACGCTTGCGGCATTTTTTGTCGCCCTCTCGCCGCAGGGGCTTTTTGCGACGGAAAAACCACAGGCCGTATCGCTTGATTATTGCGCCGACCAGTTTCTGTTGTCTCTGGCGGACCGAGACCAGATTATGGCTCTCACCGAAGATGCGATTGAGGATCATTCCTTCTATCGCGACCAGGCCGTCGGCCTGCCCCTGTTTCAGGCCCATACGGAACAGGTTCTGCGGTTGAATCCCGATGTGGTCGTACGCTATTGGGGCGGATACAAAATGCTGCCCCTGCTCGATCGAACCTCTATCAAAGTCGCCTCGGCAGCTTACGGTACCGGGGCTGAACTGCTCTATAAAAATATCCGCATCATAGCCGAGGCACTTGATCAGCAGAGCAGGGCCGAAGACATGATAGAGGATTATAAAACCCGCCTGAAAGCCGTCGAAGCAAAAACCGCCGCTTTCACCGTTGCTCATCACGGCCTGCGCGCCGCCTATATCACGCCGGGCGGCATTACTGCGGGGGAGAATACTTTCGTCAATGACATGATAAAACAAGCAGGCTTCCTCTCCTTTGCTGAGGAGGCTGGCCTGAAAGGCTGGCAGCCTCTTCCCCTGGAAGCCTTGGTGCAAAACCCGCCCGACGTGATCATTGGCAGCTTTTTTGATATGGAAAAACTGCATGTTTCTAACTGGAGTCTTTCCCGCCACCACCGTATCAGCAAGATGATAGACAACATCCCCAGTATTCTGATTCCGGGGCGTTATCTGTCCTGTAATGGCATCTTTTCAGTCGATGCCATTGAATATATTCAAACCGCCACAGAGAAATTTTTCCCGCCCGCTCCTTCGCGAAAAGACATGCCATGA
- a CDS encoding TonB-dependent receptor plug domain-containing protein: MFYKSPSFALLLASAASAPLIAPQIALADDAGIEEVVVSATRYARMTSDIGSSISVLSAEDLQKSQTVFVQEALQSVPGLTLNQNGSFGGTSSVRIRGAGSDQTVILIDGIQINDVSTTGGGFNFANLDPNGINRIEVLRGPQSILYGSDAIGGVVNVITKDGAEGLAGSLFAEGGSYNTFRAGANIVGGSEQLNFSLSASGITSDGISKADENDGNTEADGYDNISVHGKVTGKISESHSLQIISRYVDSQNDFDGFGPADANKSGSTKEFLIAGRGFFNYLDGAFENTLSVEYSTTKRRNETDGVESYNAKGDRLNLDYFGYYKIDEAFGLSFGLQHEETKVDTLADTKFNIDSVFSELSWQGLGGLTVTAGLRYDDHNAYGDTTTPRLTAAYHIADSGTKIFANWGEGFKAPSIFQLTYVCGFCGLTEPNKDLLPEESKGWEVGVEQSLMGDRLHFGATYFNQKITNMIDFDFSAGYANIANVKTQGIELSADLQLLDSLRLRGNYTFTDATDLDADADLVRVPRNAAFAEVQWQALPELELALSLTHNGKEIDPYTDGTKAWTRFDLKAAYAISDKIEVYGRVDNLFDKEYQQVHGYGTPDRSYYVGLRGTF; encoded by the coding sequence GTGTTTTACAAGTCCCCTTCTTTCGCCTTACTTCTGGCCTCTGCCGCCAGTGCGCCCCTGATTGCCCCCCAAATTGCTCTGGCCGATGACGCCGGTATCGAGGAAGTCGTCGTCTCAGCCACCCGTTATGCCCGCATGACATCTGACATCGGCAGCAGCATTTCCGTGCTTAGCGCCGAAGACCTCCAGAAATCCCAGACCGTCTTCGTTCAGGAAGCCCTGCAGTCCGTGCCTGGCCTGACCCTGAACCAGAACGGCAGCTTTGGCGGAACCTCTTCCGTACGCATTCGCGGGGCCGGCTCCGATCAGACCGTGATCCTGATTGACGGCATTCAGATCAATGACGTTTCCACCACCGGCGGCGGCTTTAACTTCGCCAATCTTGATCCCAATGGCATCAATCGTATTGAGGTGCTGCGCGGCCCCCAGTCAATCCTTTATGGCTCTGACGCCATTGGCGGCGTGGTCAATGTGATCACCAAGGACGGCGCAGAAGGCCTGGCAGGCAGCCTGTTTGCCGAGGGCGGCTCCTATAACACGTTCCGCGCCGGCGCCAACATTGTTGGCGGGTCCGAACAACTGAACTTCAGTCTGTCGGCCAGCGGCATTACCTCTGACGGGATTTCCAAGGCCGACGAAAATGACGGCAATACCGAAGCCGATGGCTATGACAATATCTCCGTGCATGGCAAGGTTACCGGCAAGATCAGTGAAAGCCACAGCCTGCAGATCATCAGCCGCTATGTGGACAGCCAGAATGACTTTGACGGGTTCGGCCCGGCGGACGCCAACAAATCCGGCAGCACCAAAGAATTCCTCATCGCTGGTCGCGGTTTTTTCAATTATCTCGACGGCGCGTTCGAGAATACCCTTTCCGTCGAATATTCCACCACAAAACGCCGTAACGAAACAGACGGCGTCGAAAGCTATAACGCCAAGGGCGACCGTCTTAACCTGGATTATTTCGGGTATTATAAAATTGATGAGGCCTTCGGCCTGTCCTTCGGCCTGCAACATGAAGAAACCAAGGTTGATACGCTGGCAGACACGAAATTCAATATCGACAGCGTCTTTTCCGAATTAAGCTGGCAGGGTCTGGGTGGCCTGACCGTAACCGCAGGCCTACGCTATGACGATCATAACGCCTATGGCGACACCACGACGCCGCGCCTGACCGCCGCTTACCACATCGCCGACAGCGGCACTAAAATCTTCGCCAACTGGGGTGAAGGTTTTAAAGCGCCTAGCATCTTCCAGCTCACCTATGTCTGCGGTTTTTGCGGCCTGACGGAACCTAACAAGGATCTGTTGCCGGAAGAATCAAAAGGCTGGGAAGTTGGCGTAGAGCAAAGCCTGATGGGGGATCGTCTGCATTTTGGCGCCACCTACTTTAATCAGAAGATCACCAATATGATTGATTTTGATTTCTCCGCCGGTTACGCCAATATTGCCAATGTCAAAACGCAAGGCATTGAGCTTTCCGCCGATCTGCAGTTGCTGGATAGTCTGCGGCTGCGGGGGAATTACACGTTCACCGATGCCACGGATTTAGACGCCGATGCAGACCTGGTGCGGGTGCCACGCAATGCCGCCTTCGCCGAAGTGCAATGGCAGGCTTTGCCTGAACTGGAGCTTGCCCTGAGCCTGACCCATAACGGCAAGGAAATCGATCCCTATACGGACGGGACAAAAGCCTGGACCCGCTTTGACCTGAAAGCCGCCTATGCCATTAGTGACAAGATCGAGGTCTATGGTCGTGTCGACAACCTGTTTGACAAGGAATATCAGCAGGTTCATGGTTACGGCACGCCGGATCGGTCCTATTACGTCGGCCTTAGAGGAACCTTCTAA
- a CDS encoding LIC_13387 family protein has product MSQILLIIGAGIFGLLGALHLIYTFFTPKFDSHDPAIKAAMKGGSPRITRETTMWKAWIGFNASHSLGAMLFAGIYIPLALNHMEVIIGSSWFTLLPLLTGLSYLWLARKYWFKIPLIGILISTLCFAGAAVMIFQ; this is encoded by the coding sequence ATGTCGCAAATTCTTCTGATTATCGGCGCAGGCATATTCGGTCTGCTGGGCGCCCTTCATCTGATCTATACCTTCTTCACGCCCAAATTCGACAGCCATGACCCGGCTATCAAGGCCGCCATGAAGGGCGGCAGTCCCCGGATCACCCGTGAAACCACCATGTGGAAGGCCTGGATCGGTTTCAACGCCAGCCACAGTCTGGGCGCCATGCTGTTCGCCGGCATCTATATCCCGCTGGCGCTTAATCATATGGAAGTGATCATCGGCAGTTCATGGTTCACCCTCCTTCCCCTGCTCACCGGGCTGAGTTATCTTTGGCTGGCCCGGAAATACTGGTTCAAAATTCCCCTAATCGGTATTCTGATCTCCACACTGTGTTTCGCCGGCGCCGCGGTCATGATCTTTCAGTAA
- a CDS encoding molybdopterin-dependent oxidoreductase, which produces MSSELPPGQIAIDGFPRFGLTDYAARYSPDIPPMEIKIYGDVENSFSLTADDLVPLARQDQRSDFHCVTTWTSLDLAWSGVRFRDFYENIVAPKASPKDGATHVVFRSHDGFRARLPLEDLLADDVLLADSLQGQPLCPVHGAPLRLIAPAHYGYKSIKQIKAIEFWTDNTHFRPPALKFMDHPRARVAFEERGLWFPGWLLRYLYRPLVRKTIRLFERTVKE; this is translated from the coding sequence ATGTCTTCTGAATTACCCCCCGGACAAATCGCAATCGACGGCTTTCCCCGTTTCGGCCTCACCGATTATGCCGCGCGTTACAGTCCGGACATCCCGCCAATGGAAATAAAAATTTATGGCGATGTGGAAAATAGCTTCTCCCTCACAGCAGACGACCTCGTCCCCCTGGCGCGTCAGGACCAGCGCAGCGATTTTCATTGCGTGACCACCTGGACCAGCCTCGATCTCGCTTGGTCCGGTGTGCGGTTTCGCGATTTTTACGAAAATATTGTTGCCCCTAAAGCGTCCCCGAAAGACGGTGCAACCCATGTGGTTTTCAGGAGTCATGATGGCTTTCGCGCCCGTCTGCCGTTGGAAGACCTGCTGGCTGATGATGTTCTGCTCGCTGACAGTTTGCAGGGACAGCCGCTTTGCCCTGTGCACGGCGCGCCCCTGCGACTGATTGCCCCGGCGCATTACGGCTATAAAAGCATCAAGCAGATCAAGGCGATAGAATTCTGGACCGACAACACCCACTTTCGCCCGCCTGCTTTGAAATTCATGGATCATCCCCGTGCCCGGGTGGCTTTCGAAGAGCGCGGCCTGTGGTTCCCCGGCTGGCTGCTGCGCTATCTCTACCGCCCGCTGGTCAGGAAAACCATCCGCCTCTTTGAACGTACGGTTAAAGAATGA